A single Trichocoleus desertorum ATA4-8-CV12 DNA region contains:
- a CDS encoding phycobilisome protein, whose amino-acid sequence MLSQIQYLSQIVDGRYATDEELQFFSDYLQSFNLRQSAYARLQVAEATIVQQVQAKMRSLDPTLLQNGAEDVTGKWRRDTLRVLRYSAIAMLLNDADWLRDRLLYWMQTVMKAFGAERSCDVTYQLMQDVVRQHLTPAEARLFCPILELNRALLGGSADS is encoded by the coding sequence ATGCTGAGTCAAATACAATATTTGAGCCAAATCGTAGATGGTCGTTATGCCACCGATGAAGAGCTACAGTTCTTCAGTGACTATCTCCAGTCTTTTAATCTCCGACAAAGTGCTTATGCCAGACTCCAAGTGGCTGAGGCTACCATTGTCCAACAGGTGCAAGCTAAGATGCGATCGCTCGACCCAACTTTGTTGCAGAATGGCGCTGAAGATGTAACTGGGAAATGGCGGCGAGATACCCTCCGAGTCTTGCGCTATTCCGCGATCGCCATGCTACTCAATGACGCCGATTGGCTACGCGATCGCCTGCTGTACTGGATGCAAACGGTGATGAAAGCGTTTGGAGCCGAACGGAGTTGTGATGTCACCTACCAACTCATGCAAGATGTGGTGCGGCAGCACTTAACTCCGGCGGAAGCTCGTTTGTTTTGTCCCATCCTAGAGTTAAATCGCGCTTTACTAGGAGGATCTGCGGATTCCTAG